Genomic segment of Patescibacteria group bacterium:
AACTTATCCAGATAGTCCGGTCGTTGTAACCCGGGTAAATAATCGTTTTTAATTTTTCTTTTCCCAGGGTTTCATCTCTGATTATCACTCTTTTGCTGGAAATCGCTTTTTTAATATCCGGGTCTTCGTTTATTTCCCCGTCTTCCCCCTCTATAGTGGTTTGTTTTATAATTCCGTTTATATCAATCACCTTGATGTAGCGGATATCTTTGGCTTTGGCTATTTCCGTGATAAAAACCTTTTCCACTTCGCCCACCAAAGCCGTTCGGTAGAACCAAAGCAAAAATGTGGAAGAAGTTATCTCGTTTATGCTTGAAGCCAGGGTTATTTTTTCATCAATGGATGTTCTGGTTAGATTTTCCCGGTGTTGATTCACGGAAAAATAGATGGATATAAAAACTCCTATAATTAAAATGAAAAATATGCCCAAAATAATGCTATAGAGGGAGTATTTTTTTATCATACCTTTTCCCTGATCGGGTTTAAAATTTATTTAATTCCAGCCCCGCCCTTCGCGAAAAGGCGGGGCTGGAATTTTTTTTATTTCAGCATATACTGATCAGCCGCATGAGCGCTGGTTCCGGCAGGAGTCGCCACAGAACTGTGGAAAGCGTGAACCAAATGAATTTTCATATCTTTCATTCTCTCATATCTCTTCGGATCAAAAGAAGTCAATCCCCATTCTCTTTCGGTTATGCCGCCGCCGACGTTGATGGATAGAATTGGAGATTCAATATAACCTGAAAGGTAAACCCCCAATTCGTAAGGCGCAATCGTGATTGGATCGTAGGCCTTGGTCCATTTCTGCATGTCTTCTACCGATATGTGGTCAAAATGGCCGTGGGTCAGAAGAATCATGTCTATTCTTTCAAATTGGGAGATGTCTTTGAATTTTTCAAGAAGCTGGGCGTTAAATTGCATGGCCGGGTCAATCAAGAATCTCGTT
This window contains:
- a CDS encoding MBL fold metallo-hydrolase, whose translation is SVINPGGLDYVVPIHYGATSCPMVNADVNIFLNSLNKYNVGAKPLVYEVGEEKDIMGIKVTFLGGGSWFFVTPTGTRFLIDPAMQFNAQLLEKFKDISQFERIDMILLTHGHFDHISVEDMQKWTKAYDPITIAPYELGVYLSGYIESPILSINVGGGITEREWGLTSFDPKRYERMKDMKIHLVHAFHSSVATPAGTSAHAADQYMLK